From Frateuria aurantia DSM 6220, one genomic window encodes:
- a CDS encoding acyl-CoA dehydrogenase family protein, with product MTSLPQTSVLTPLQIARQLALQFAADAAERDSRGGTPKQERDALRASGLLALIIPGQYGGLGASWSETLRIVREFARVDSSIAHVFGFQHLLLATVQLFGRPEQWQPWFEQTARKQWFWGNALNPLDTRTVAQRFQGWREFSGRKSFCSGALDSEMLVASARDVPSGELLIGAIPTARSGIILAGDWDNIGQRQTDSGSTTFERVRVEDSELLLDPGPLSTPFACLRPLIAQLIFCHIFLGLAEGAFEEARHYTLKEARPWFRSGVEHIGDDPYVLARYGEFWLGLESIRPLVELASDQLDQAWHKGSRLTEDERGRLAVAIATAKVATTRVGLDLTSRLFEVTGARATHAALRLDRYWRNLRTQTLHDPVDYKLRELGDWALNRHLPSPSFYS from the coding sequence ATGACCAGCCTCCCTCAGACCAGTGTGCTGACTCCGTTGCAGATCGCCCGCCAGCTGGCGTTGCAATTTGCCGCCGACGCGGCGGAACGCGACAGCCGCGGCGGTACTCCCAAGCAGGAACGGGATGCCTTGCGCGCCAGTGGCCTGCTGGCCCTCATCATCCCCGGACAGTACGGCGGCCTGGGGGCCAGCTGGAGCGAGACACTGCGCATCGTCCGCGAATTCGCCCGTGTCGACAGTTCGATCGCCCATGTCTTCGGTTTCCAGCATCTGCTGCTGGCTACCGTGCAATTGTTCGGCCGGCCCGAACAGTGGCAGCCCTGGTTCGAGCAGACCGCGCGCAAACAATGGTTCTGGGGCAATGCGCTCAATCCGCTGGATACCCGCACCGTGGCGCAGCGATTCCAGGGCTGGCGCGAGTTTTCCGGCCGCAAAAGCTTCTGCTCCGGTGCACTGGACTCGGAAATGCTGGTCGCCTCGGCCCGCGATGTCCCATCCGGGGAACTCCTGATCGGCGCGATTCCCACGGCCCGCAGCGGCATCATCCTGGCCGGAGACTGGGATAATATCGGCCAGCGTCAGACGGACAGCGGCAGTACCACCTTTGAGCGGGTCCGGGTCGAGGACAGCGAGCTGCTGCTGGATCCCGGTCCGCTCAGCACGCCATTCGCCTGTCTGCGTCCCTTGATCGCCCAGCTGATCTTCTGCCACATCTTTCTGGGACTGGCCGAAGGCGCTTTCGAGGAGGCGCGGCATTACACCCTGAAGGAGGCCCGCCCCTGGTTCCGCTCCGGCGTGGAGCATATCGGTGATGATCCCTACGTGCTGGCCCGTTACGGCGAGTTCTGGCTGGGCCTGGAAAGCATCCGGCCCCTGGTCGAACTGGCCTCCGACCAGCTGGATCAGGCCTGGCACAAAGGCTCGCGCCTGACCGAGGATGAGCGCGGCCGGCTGGCTGTCGCCATTGCCACCGCCAAGGTCGCCACCACCCGTGTCGGACTGGATCTCACCAGCCGACTGTTCGAGGTTACCGGTGCCCGTGCCACCCATGCAGCGCTGCGTCTGGACCGCTATTGGCGCAATCTGCGAACCCAGACCCTGCATGATCCGGTCGACTACAAGCTGCGCGAACTCGGCGACTGGGCCTTGAACCGCCACCTGCCCTCGCCCAGTTTCTACTCATGA
- the ssuD gene encoding FMNH2-dependent alkanesulfonate monooxygenase, whose product MKVFWFLPTHGDGRFLGTTRGARPVSLPYLKQVAQAADHLGYHGVLIPTGRSCEDSWVVASALAGSTERLRFLVAIRPGIISPTVSARMAATLDRLSGGRLLINVVTGGDPDENRGDGIHLDHAERYAVTREFLQIWRRVLQGEAVDFEGDHLHVRNAKALYPPIQQPYPPLYFGGSSPEAHELAAEQIDVYLTWGEPPRAVAEKIADVRTRAAARGRTVQFGIRLHVIVRETTEEAWRAADALIANVSDATIASAQKSFARFDSEGQRRMAALHGGRRDALEVSPNLWAGVGLVRGGAGTALVGDPQQVAERIREYAELGIENFIFSGYPHLEEAYRVAELLFPLLPEPYPSYARHGHINLTGPFGEMIANDILPAAAS is encoded by the coding sequence ATGAAGGTCTTCTGGTTTCTTCCCACCCACGGCGACGGTCGTTTTCTAGGCACGACCCGCGGTGCCCGGCCGGTGTCCCTGCCCTATCTCAAGCAGGTGGCCCAGGCTGCCGACCATCTGGGTTATCACGGCGTGCTGATTCCCACCGGCCGCTCCTGCGAAGATTCCTGGGTGGTCGCCTCGGCACTCGCCGGCAGCACGGAACGGCTGCGATTTCTGGTCGCGATCCGGCCCGGCATCATTTCACCGACGGTCTCGGCACGCATGGCCGCGACGCTGGACCGATTGTCCGGCGGACGTCTGTTGATCAATGTCGTCACCGGTGGTGATCCGGACGAGAATCGTGGTGACGGCATTCACCTCGACCATGCCGAACGCTATGCCGTGACCCGCGAATTCCTGCAGATATGGCGACGGGTCTTGCAGGGAGAGGCGGTGGATTTCGAGGGCGATCACCTCCATGTCCGCAATGCCAAGGCCTTGTATCCGCCGATCCAGCAGCCGTATCCGCCACTGTATTTCGGCGGGTCCTCACCAGAGGCCCATGAGCTGGCCGCCGAACAGATCGATGTCTATCTGACCTGGGGCGAGCCGCCCCGCGCGGTGGCCGAGAAGATCGCCGACGTGCGTACCCGCGCGGCGGCAAGAGGCCGGACCGTGCAGTTCGGAATACGCCTGCATGTGATCGTGAGAGAAACGACCGAAGAGGCCTGGCGGGCCGCCGATGCCCTGATCGCCAATGTCTCGGATGCCACCATCGCCTCGGCCCAGAAATCCTTTGCCCGCTTCGATTCCGAGGGTCAGCGCCGGATGGCAGCCCTGCATGGCGGCCGGCGTGATGCACTGGAAGTCTCCCCCAATCTATGGGCCGGCGTGGGACTGGTGCGTGGCGGTGCCGGTACGGCCCTGGTCGGTGATCCGCAACAGGTGGCGGAACGGATCAGGGAATATGCCGAGCTGGGGATCGAAAACTTCATTTTCTCGGGCTATCCGCACCTGGAAGAGGCCTATCGGGTCGCCGAGCTGCTGTTCCCGCTGCTGCCTGAACCCTATCCCAGCTATGCCCGCCATGGCCATATCAATCTGACCGGTCCCTTCGGGGAAATGATTGCCAACGACATTCTGCCGGCGGCTGCGTCCTGA
- the msuE gene encoding FMN reductase, producing MSHLNVVAIAGSISSTSRTLVLAEAIVAELASRLPIQASVLSLAGIARELGGSLHRKELSPIAEDTLQAIEHADLLVVAAPVYRASYPGLLKHLFDLVGQEALIDTPVLLAATGGSERHALVIDHQLRPLFSFFQAVTLPIGVYASEVDFQGHALHGVAIHTRIALAADRAAGLLAEHRIALRAIA from the coding sequence ATGAGCCATCTCAACGTCGTCGCCATTGCGGGCAGCATATCGTCCACCTCGCGCACCCTGGTGCTGGCCGAAGCCATCGTGGCCGAGCTGGCCAGCCGCCTTCCGATCCAGGCCAGCGTGCTGTCACTGGCAGGCATCGCCCGCGAGCTGGGCGGCAGCCTGCACCGCAAGGAACTCTCGCCCATCGCCGAAGACACGCTCCAGGCCATCGAGCATGCCGATCTGCTGGTGGTGGCGGCGCCGGTCTATCGGGCCTCGTATCCCGGTCTGCTGAAGCATCTGTTCGATCTGGTCGGCCAGGAAGCGCTGATCGATACGCCTGTGCTGCTGGCCGCCACCGGTGGCAGCGAGCGCCATGCGCTGGTGATCGATCATCAGTTGCGACCGCTGTTCAGTTTCTTCCAGGCGGTCACCTTGCCGATAGGCGTCTACGCCAGCGAAGTCGATTTCCAGGGCCATGCCCTGCATGGTGTGGCCATCCATACCCGTATCGCACTGGCCGCCGACCGGGCGGCCGGTCTGCTGGCCGAGCATCGTATCGCCTTGCGCGCCATCGCCTGA